From a single Nostoc edaphicum CCNP1411 genomic region:
- a CDS encoding XdhC family protein, with protein MLDFYQQLAKTLKKSPVVLATVTSIKGSTPREVGAKMFISADGKIFGTIGGGAGEAKVYQQALQVLQTGKKQFVEIDLSGAPQRETQGVCGGIMQILLELWSGSESLNLVNQIIDTLTSGRSGTIITPFNTHEKPYLLLKTEIIASLHTTALIEPLLAPPTLLIIGAGHIAVSLTQVAKIAGFQVIVQDDRSEFATKERFPDASQVLAEPITSIQEILEKNTNLYIALVTRGYLQDLAVLPLLRKHPVKYIGMVGSNKRVTTVYKILQNEGYEPEFLHQIYAPIGLDIGALTPEEIAVSICAELIKVRRGGSGTSLSEKI; from the coding sequence ATGCTTGACTTCTACCAACAACTAGCAAAAACCTTAAAAAAAAGCCCTGTAGTTTTAGCTACCGTCACCAGCATTAAAGGTTCCACACCCAGAGAAGTAGGTGCGAAAATGTTCATTAGCGCCGATGGTAAAATATTTGGAACAATAGGCGGTGGTGCTGGAGAAGCAAAAGTTTATCAGCAAGCTTTGCAAGTACTGCAAACAGGTAAAAAACAATTTGTAGAAATTGATTTATCTGGCGCACCGCAACGAGAAACTCAAGGCGTTTGTGGTGGCATAATGCAAATATTATTAGAGTTATGGTCAGGGAGTGAAAGCTTAAATTTAGTTAATCAGATTATAGATACTTTAACATCTGGGCGTTCTGGAACAATTATCACGCCCTTTAATACACATGAAAAACCTTACTTACTACTAAAAACAGAGATAATTGCATCTTTACACACCACAGCATTAATTGAACCTTTGCTAGCGCCACCAACACTTTTGATTATTGGTGCAGGACATATTGCTGTTTCTCTAACGCAGGTTGCAAAAATAGCAGGTTTTCAAGTTATTGTACAAGACGATCGCTCAGAATTTGCCACAAAAGAAAGATTTCCTGATGCATCGCAGGTGTTAGCAGAACCTATCACGTCAATTCAAGAGATATTAGAGAAAAATACTAATTTATATATCGCTTTAGTTACTAGAGGTTATCTTCAAGATTTAGCCGTTTTACCCTTGCTACGTAAGCATCCAGTAAAATACATCGGCATGGTTGGTAGCAATAAACGAGTCACCACTGTGTACAAAATCCTGCAAAATGAAGGTTACGAACCGGAATTTCTACATCAAATATATGCACCAATTGGTTTAGATATTGGTGCTTTAACGCCAGAGGAAATTGCAGTTAGTATCTGTGCTGAGTTAATTAAAGTTCGTCGTGGTGGTTCTGGGACTTCTTTATCTGAAAAAATTTAA
- a CDS encoding molybdopterin cofactor-binding domain-containing protein, which produces MGIGYALNEELLFDKQGCILNPTLREYRIPTAADMPPIEVILVEQADPHGPYGAKGVGEITTNCTAPAIANAIRAAIATDCRLYELPITPERVWQKLNNF; this is translated from the coding sequence ATGGGAATTGGCTATGCTTTAAATGAAGAACTATTATTTGATAAACAAGGATGTATTTTAAACCCCACATTACGAGAATATCGCATCCCCACAGCGGCAGATATGCCACCAATAGAAGTAATTTTAGTAGAACAAGCCGACCCTCACGGCCCTTATGGCGCTAAAGGAGTTGGGGAAATCACCACCAATTGTACAGCGCCAGCCATAGCAAATGCAATTCGCGCTGCGATCGCGACAGATTGTAGACTATACGAACTCCCCATAACACCCGAAAGGGTTTGGCAAAAACTAAACAACTTTTAA
- a CDS encoding DUF1257 domain-containing protein, with product MSHFSTLRTKITDAEILKASLRDLGISVKTEADVRGYNGQRVRSDIVAVLEGEYDLGWSRNSDGSFDLIADLWGVAKKHNQTELINSINQKYAVNKTLAEVKQRGLQNANVKLVLQ from the coding sequence ATGTCTCACTTTAGCACCCTGCGTACCAAGATCACCGATGCCGAAATCCTCAAAGCTTCTTTGCGCGACCTCGGTATCAGCGTAAAGACTGAAGCTGATGTCCGTGGTTATAACGGTCAGCGTGTCCGTTCTGACATCGTTGCCGTGTTGGAAGGCGAATATGACCTCGGCTGGTCTCGCAATAGCGATGGTTCTTTTGACCTAATCGCTGACTTGTGGGGCGTTGCTAAAAAGCACAACCAAACCGAGTTGATCAACTCAATCAACCAAAAGTATGCCGTTAACAAAACTTTGGCTGAAGTAAAACAGCGCGGTCTGCAAAACGCCAATGTGAAGTTGGTATTGCAATAA